In Anaerolineales bacterium, the following proteins share a genomic window:
- a CDS encoding glycosyltransferase — translation MKILFLSRWFPDPPDNGSKIRIINLLRGLALHHDVTLLSFSDQPEMSRESPKVKAFCKSIHVIPWKEFNPYRWRALAGFFSLKPRSIVDTFSPVMAESIVRTLDEENFDVVIASQLSMAAYYPYFRNTPALFEELELGLAYEGSASSAGWMRRILRRFTWFKFHFYLSRLLKHIRSITVVSEIERELVSRNFTEIKEVTVVPNGIDVDECTNVNAEPQPHTIIFTGSFRYRVNYEAMVWFISEVFPLALEKIPTMELIITGDHQNLPLPSQRNVRLAGYVDNVRSWIASSTIAIAPLLSGGGTRLKVLEAMALGTPVVATSKGAEGLNAVNKEHLLIADTPEEFAQCILNLMSDWSLAKQISSNARQLVKMQYDWGAVMPRFLRLVETTAVYG, via the coding sequence ATGAAGATTTTGTTTCTTTCACGCTGGTTCCCAGACCCTCCTGACAACGGTTCGAAGATTCGCATCATCAATCTCTTGCGCGGGCTTGCCCTGCATCACGATGTGACGTTGTTGAGTTTCAGCGACCAGCCTGAAATGAGTCGGGAATCGCCAAAGGTCAAGGCTTTCTGCAAAAGCATACACGTTATCCCATGGAAGGAATTCAATCCCTATCGCTGGCGCGCGCTGGCTGGTTTTTTTAGCCTTAAGCCGCGCTCGATCGTGGATACTTTTTCCCCGGTTATGGCAGAAAGCATTGTGCGAACTCTGGATGAAGAGAATTTCGACGTTGTCATTGCCTCCCAGTTATCTATGGCGGCTTATTACCCCTACTTCAGGAATACACCGGCGCTATTCGAAGAGTTGGAACTCGGGTTGGCGTATGAAGGCTCCGCCTCAAGCGCCGGCTGGATGCGCCGCATCCTCCGCAGGTTTACTTGGTTCAAATTCCATTTTTACCTTTCCCGCCTCTTGAAACATATTCGGTCTATCACCGTCGTGTCTGAGATAGAGCGTGAACTCGTATCTCGAAATTTCACAGAGATCAAAGAAGTAACGGTTGTCCCAAACGGCATAGATGTTGACGAATGCACGAACGTGAACGCGGAGCCACAACCACATACGATAATCTTCACAGGCTCGTTCCGTTATCGAGTTAATTATGAAGCAATGGTCTGGTTCATAAGCGAGGTGTTTCCCCTAGCGCTTGAGAAGATACCAACCATGGAGTTGATCATCACGGGAGATCACCAGAACCTTCCCCTTCCCTCGCAAAGAAATGTTCGACTTGCGGGGTATGTGGATAATGTGCGCTCATGGATCGCAAGTTCAACGATCGCTATTGCTCCCTTGCTAAGCGGCGGCGGCACACGATTGAAAGTCCTTGAAGCAATGGCGCTTGGAACGCCGGTGGTTGCCACCTCGAAAGGCGCGGAAGGATTGAACGCTGTCAACAAAGAACATCTTTTGATCGCCGATACACCGGAAGAGTTTGCCCAATGTATCCTCAATCTGATGAGTGATTGGTCATTGGCAAAGCAGATCTCGTCCAATGCTCGCCAGTTAGTAAAGATGCAATATGATTGGGGGGCAGTTATGCCCCGGTTTCTTCGGCTAGTGGAGACAACTGCAGTTTATGGATAA
- a CDS encoding glycosyltransferase family 2 protein: MDYPLVVCVILNSNRREDTLACLDSLAVSDYPNVKSIVLDNNSTDGSVDAIRNRFPNVTIIHLTENLGYAGNNNVGVNAALKMGAEWVFVLNEDVIMDRDCLRKLVEVGEGESRIGILGPMVYHFDEKQIIQSAGGMLGKYWQSIHLGQNAPDQGQFREPHLVEWISGCAILFRRAAIEQAGMLDSNYFIYWEETEWCIRTTRAGWKIVHVPEAKLWHKGVQKNYQPKPSFTYYATRNHLFTLAKHHAPLVAKMYTWFQFTRTLISWSVKSKWRHKREHRNAMWRGILDFLRGRMGPMPVKSQS, translated from the coding sequence ATGGATTATCCGTTGGTTGTCTGCGTGATCTTGAATTCCAATCGGCGCGAGGATACCCTCGCGTGCCTAGATTCGCTTGCGGTTTCAGATTATCCCAATGTAAAATCCATTGTTCTGGACAATAATTCAACTGATGGGTCAGTAGATGCGATCCGGAATAGATTTCCTAATGTGACCATCATCCACCTGACGGAAAACCTTGGATATGCAGGCAACAACAATGTCGGTGTGAATGCGGCTCTGAAAATGGGAGCAGAGTGGGTATTCGTTTTGAACGAAGATGTGATCATGGATCGCGATTGTCTGCGGAAACTTGTCGAAGTGGGGGAAGGCGAATCGCGAATCGGAATCCTCGGACCGATGGTCTACCATTTCGACGAAAAGCAGATCATCCAGTCGGCGGGCGGCATGCTTGGAAAATACTGGCAGAGTATCCACCTTGGTCAAAACGCGCCGGATCAAGGTCAATTCCGTGAGCCACACCTGGTAGAATGGATTTCCGGTTGCGCCATACTCTTCCGGCGCGCAGCGATTGAACAGGCAGGGATGCTGGACAGCAATTACTTCATTTATTGGGAGGAAACTGAGTGGTGTATTCGCACCACGCGTGCTGGCTGGAAGATCGTTCATGTGCCTGAGGCGAAACTCTGGCACAAAGGCGTGCAAAAAAACTACCAGCCCAAACCCTCGTTCACCTACTATGCTACGCGTAATCACCTCTTCACACTCGCCAAACATCATGCTCCGCTCGTCGCGAAAATGTACACGTGGTTCCAATTCACCCGCACGCTCATCAGTTGGAGCGTGAAATCGAAGTGGCGTCACAAACGTGAACATCGCAATGCGATGTGGCGCGGAATTCTGGATTTTTTGCGAGGGCGAATGGGCCCAATGCCAGTCAAATCGCAAAGTTGA